A region of Lacinutrix sp. Hel_I_90 DNA encodes the following proteins:
- a CDS encoding CPBP family intramembrane glutamic endopeptidase, giving the protein MQSTAYKLTEFFILFILIPVSFAIPFPVWIKIALSLFGFLYVGYVLLQVEKMKFRIAQGLHWKSFFKTTLIKLIAIASITTVFVYFSDQASLFQVVLNKPVLWLVLLFIYALFSVYPQELIYRTFYFQRYESLFTNKKLLIFINATIFCLAHLFFANILVIILTFFGGLLFAFTFYKTKSTLLVTIEHAIYGCWLFTVGMGELLGFPS; this is encoded by the coding sequence ATGCAATCAACCGCTTACAAACTCACAGAATTTTTTATACTATTTATTTTAATTCCTGTAAGTTTTGCTATTCCGTTCCCTGTTTGGATTAAAATAGCACTGAGTCTTTTTGGTTTTTTATATGTGGGTTATGTACTATTGCAAGTAGAAAAAATGAAATTTAGAATAGCTCAAGGTTTACACTGGAAATCATTTTTTAAAACAACCCTTATAAAATTGATAGCTATTGCTAGCATTACTACCGTTTTCGTTTATTTTTCAGATCAAGCCAGTCTCTTTCAGGTAGTTTTAAATAAACCAGTACTGTGGCTGGTTTTGCTTTTTATATATGCATTGTTTTCAGTATATCCGCAGGAATTAATTTATCGCACTTTTTATTTTCAGCGGTATGAATCATTATTTACAAACAAAAAATTGCTTATCTTCATTAATGCTACCATCTTTTGTTTAGCACATTTATTTTTTGCAAATATTTTGGTGATTATTCTCACTTTTTTCGGCGGATTATTATTTGCTTTTACGTTCTATAAAACGAAATCAACGCTTTTAGTCACCATCGAGCATGCTATTTATGGCTGCTGGTTATTTACTGTTGGAATGGGGGAGCTGCTTGGTTTTCCTTCTTAA
- a CDS encoding Lrp/AsnC family transcriptional regulator, producing MQFDLIDKKLITLLQKDSKKTNKELSHALDLSVTAVYERIKKLEKLGVIDKYVALVKKEKVNKSFVAFCHIKLTQHTHDYVVKFEKEVTNLEEVSECYHISGDYDYLLKVLVKDMEAFRDFMVSKLTSINHIGSTHSMFMINEVKHTTAISV from the coding sequence ATGCAGTTTGATCTTATTGATAAAAAACTAATTACATTATTACAAAAGGACAGTAAAAAAACGAATAAAGAATTGTCTCATGCTTTAGATTTATCAGTAACTGCTGTCTATGAACGTATCAAAAAACTAGAAAAACTAGGGGTTATAGACAAGTATGTGGCATTAGTTAAAAAAGAAAAGGTAAATAAATCATTTGTAGCCTTTTGCCATATTAAACTTACGCAGCATACTCATGATTATGTGGTTAAGTTTGAAAAGGAAGTTACTAATCTTGAAGAAGTTTCAGAATGTTATCATATAAGTGGTGATTATGATTACTTATTAAAGGTTTTAGTGAAAGATATGGAAGCGTTTAGAGACTTTATGGTTAGTAAATTAACAAGTATTAACCACATTGGTAGTACGCATAGCATGTTTATGATTAATGAAGTGAAACACACGACGGCTATTAGTGTATAA
- a CDS encoding NAD(P)/FAD-dependent oxidoreductase has protein sequence MKDFIVIGGGQAGLSIAYYLKKQGQDFLVVDANAEVGAPWLKRWDSLKLFTPSEFNNLPGFPFPHKKGHYASKYDVADYLKQYVSTFDIPIRFNEKIITLKKEGSHFILKSEGNVYKAKNVIVSTGPFHTPFIPACHSKIADPIFQIHSEYYKNANQLQDGDTLVVGAGDSGVQILKDISETNRTVYFSGTTNIATLPQEILGKTLWWWFKKIGFLTVTKYSWIGKKLVSGRQPVIGTNVKKLFKKPNIHCVGRTLDTDKYDIVFEEKTISSIKNIIWATGFKPNFEWIENEQLDADNYPKNYRGVSTIEGLYYLGLPWLHTRGSATLGGVKNDAKYLSQYILKTMPSINTAQKETIKELIST, from the coding sequence ATGAAAGATTTTATTGTCATAGGAGGCGGCCAAGCTGGCTTATCGATTGCTTATTATTTAAAAAAACAAGGTCAAGATTTTCTGGTTGTAGATGCCAATGCTGAAGTCGGAGCACCGTGGTTAAAGCGTTGGGATTCTTTAAAATTATTTACACCATCAGAATTTAATAATTTACCTGGATTCCCTTTTCCTCATAAAAAAGGACATTATGCAAGCAAATATGACGTTGCAGATTATTTAAAACAATACGTTTCCACTTTCGATATTCCTATTAGATTTAATGAAAAAATAATAACTTTAAAAAAAGAAGGCAGTCACTTTATTCTTAAAAGTGAAGGTAACGTATACAAAGCAAAAAATGTGATTGTATCTACTGGTCCTTTCCATACACCATTTATACCTGCGTGTCATTCAAAAATTGCCGATCCTATTTTTCAAATTCACAGCGAGTATTACAAAAATGCGAATCAATTACAAGATGGTGATACTTTAGTGGTTGGTGCTGGGGATTCTGGTGTGCAAATTCTTAAAGATATTTCTGAAACAAATAGAACTGTTTATTTTTCTGGAACCACTAACATAGCAACATTACCACAGGAAATCTTGGGAAAAACATTATGGTGGTGGTTTAAAAAAATAGGATTTTTAACGGTCACTAAGTATTCTTGGATTGGAAAAAAATTAGTATCAGGACGGCAACCGGTAATAGGAACCAATGTTAAAAAATTGTTTAAAAAACCAAACATTCATTGTGTTGGCAGAACCTTAGATACCGATAAATATGATATTGTTTTTGAAGAAAAAACTATTTCTTCTATAAAAAACATTATTTGGGCCACTGGGTTTAAACCCAATTTTGAATGGATAGAAAATGAACAATTGGATGCTGATAACTACCCAAAAAACTACAGAGGGGTTAGTACTATAGAAGGCTTATATTATTTAGGCTTACCATGGTTACATACCAGAGGCTCCGCCACACTTGGCGGTGTAAAAAATGATGCCAAATATTTAAGTCAGTACATTTTAAAAACGATGCCGTCTATAAATACCGCACAAAAAGAAACGATAAAAGAATTAATCTCAACCTAA